The genomic segment TCGACGCCCGGTTTGACGATCCACCAGGTGCCGGCGCCGAGCGTCTTCGGCCCGCTTCGCACCGCGACGTTTGTTCGCCACGCCGCTCGGCAGGCGGAACAGATCGGGTTCGATGCGGTCCTGGCCATGTCGCCCTGTCCCGCCGCCGACGTGTATCAGCCCCGCGGGGGGCTGGTGCGCGAGACGCTGGCGCGCAACATCGCCACGCGCAGCTCCGCTCCGCGCCGGTTCGCCAAGCGCGCCATGCTCGCGCTGAACATCAAGCAGCGCAGCCTGCTGGAGCTGGAACGCAAGACCCTGCGCGAAGGCGGACCCATCGTCGTCGCGGTGTCGAACTACGTCGCGCGACAATGCCGGGAACTCTACGGCCTGACGCCGCCGCGCGTCCGCATCGTCTTCAACGGCGTCACCATCGAGCGACCGCCGGCGCCGCAATGGGCCGCCGACCGCGCCGCAATCCGGCAGCAGTATCACGTTCCGGACGGCGCGCTGCTGTTGCTCTTCGTCGCGCACAATTTTCGCCTGAAGGGGCTGGAACCCTTGATCGAAACGGCCTCGCGCCTGGTCACCGGCGGGTTCACCGATTTTCGCGTGCTCGTGGTCGGGCGCGACAACCCGGTGCGATTTCAGAGGCGGATTCACACGCAACACCTGGATCGCTTCATCACGTTCACCGGTCCGACCCAGCGCTCCGCCGCGTTCTTCTGCGCGGCCGATGCACTCGTGCATCCAACCTACTATGACCCGTGCAGCCGCGTGGTACTGGAAGCCCTCGCGCTGGGCGTGCCGGTGCTGACGACGCGATTCAACGGCGCGAGCGAGATCATGACCGACGGCGTGGAAGGGTTCGTCATCGCCACGCCGGACGAAGTGGGCCTGTGGGCGCGACGGATCACGGAACTGGCCGACCCGGCGCTGCGGGAAAAGATGGTTGCAGCGGCGCTGCGACTGCGCGAGCGCGTCAGCATGAAGCGGCACGCGGAGGAGTTGAACGCGATCCTGTTGGAGGCAGCCGACCGGCGGGGCACAAAACGTCGCGCCCCGGCGTGAGTAAAAAAAGAAACGCCCAGCCGAAGCCGGGCGTCAGACCGGAGATGCGATCTCCGGGGCTGTTACATAAGAAAGTAGCTCGTTGCATGGTGCAAGTCAAGCAAAGCACTCGACTCATTGCATACGTCGATGGGTTCAATCTCTATTTCGGCATGAAGCAAAGCAAATATGAGAGGTACATGTGGCTTAACGTTCACGCCCTGATCGCATCACTCCTAAAGGCCGACCAGGTATTGGTTTGTGTGCGATACTTCACGTCGAGAGTCATCGGGGATGCAGGCAAAATGGCCCGCCAGACTTCGTACCTGGAGGCGCTTGAGACGGTTCCCGATGTCCATATTAACTATGGAAAATACCAACGGCAAGACCGACGGTGCTCCGTCTGCAAGGCGACAGATTATGTTGCCAACGAGAAAATGACGGACGTAAACATAGCCACTGAACTCATGGCGGACGCTTTTCAAGATCAATTCGATGTCGCCATGCTCGTTTCAGCAGATAGCGATCTGACATCCCCGGTTCGACGGGTGCGCGGGCTGTTTCCGGACAAGAGGGTCATCATCGCATTTCCTCCGGCTCGCACCTCCAGAGAACTTGTCGGGGCAGCCAGCGCATCGTTTACCATTGGGCGTCAGAAACTAGCGACCAGTCAGCTCCCCGATCTCGTCATGCGTGCGGACGGGCATAGGTTGTCTCGCCCTGCAACCTGGCATTAGCCGAGGCAAGACTTTAAATGCCAAACTCCAAGTCAAGCGACTCCGGTGCTTTGGATTCGGGCCGCACCGACAAATGGAGACGATTCGAGTCAACCGGAGATGTATCGCGTGCTTAACAAGGTTGTCGGCTGGCTTGGACGTCTGTTTGGGGTGATGCCCCCCTCTGACCAAGCTCGCGGCGGCGCGGGCGACGCGCTGCCGGTCGCACGCACGACGGTCGGCCTGTGTTTCGATTTCGCGCCGGGCATCGGTTTTGAAAGCGCTCGCGAGGCGGACATCGGACTGGACCTCATCCTCGGCAAGCTGAACGAGATGCGGCTCACCGCGACGTTTTTCTGCCCGGCCAAACTCTGCGAGACGATGCCCGGGCGGCTGGAACAGATCGCCTCGCGCGGCCACGAGCTGGGCTGCCTCGGATACGCCGACGAGGAACCTCGCAAACTCACCGAAGACGCCCTGGCGCAGATGATCATTGCCTGCCGCAGCGCGTTTGAGCGACGAGGCTGGAAGCCCGCCGGGTATCGCTATCCGCACTCCGACTGGGACGCGCGGCTCAACGCCGTGCTGCCGCGGCAGCAGTTCATCTACCACGCCCACCACGATCACGCGAAACACCCCTATCGCGTCGCCCGCGGTCCGGACCTGGTGCGCGTGCCGATCTGCACCGACGATCGCGGCCTGCGCCGCCGGCAGGAGACCGTGAACCTGACGCTGTCCAAGCATTTGCGCTATCTGCGAAAAGCGATCGCGCGCGGGACGTATGTCGCCGTGGCGTTCCACCCGGCGATTCTCGCGGAAGACCCCGATCACATGAGCCACTGGGAGGAATGGGTCCGGGCTGCCGTGCGCAGCCGGGCGGACGTCGGCCCGCTGGTGCGCGCGCTGCCGGAGGCCCTTCGCCCGGTATCGAGCGAACCCGCGGCCAAAAGGGAAAAGACCTGATGACGAACGCCACAAACATGGCACTGCTTTTCCTCGGCGCGCACCTCGCCGGGACGATCCCGTTCGGCCTCCTCGTCGCGCGGCTCAAGGGCGTCGACATTCGATCGGTCGGCAGCGGCAACGTCGGCGCGACCAACGTCGGCCGCGTGCTGGGTCGCAAATGGGGCGTGCTCGTCCTGCTGCTCGACGCCGGCAAGGGCGCGGCCGCCACGATCGCGGCACGCCTCGTGATGGACCACGCCGGCATGGTCGGCGTTACCCAGCGCGATCTCGTCTGGCTCGGCGCGGGGTTCGCCTGCGTCCTGGGGAACATCGCGCCGTTCTATCTCGGCTTTCGCGGCGGAAAGGGCGTGGCGGCGTCGCTCGGCGCGATCATGGGAATCTACCCGTACATGACCCTGCCTGGTCTCGCCGTGTTGTTTGTGTTCGCCGTCACCGCGCTGGTCAGCCGCTACGTCTCCCTCGCCTCGATCGTGGCGGCCTGTTCCCTGCCGTTGATCTTCTCCGCTGCCTGCCTCCTGGCGGGTTGGCCGCTCGTTGAGCATTGGCCGCTTTTCTCGTTAGGTGTGCTGCTGGCCACCTTCATCACCATTCGTCATCGTGCCAATCTCGCTCGCATTCGCGCTGGGACCGAGAACCGAATCGGCTCTCGCACGGACCGATAAGAATCGGACACCTGCCGACTGATTACACGAACACACCCGTGATTTTTTAGAGACCGCTGGGCCAATTCACCGCCACAGCGCTTGATCGACGCATGGGGGCTTCGTAGACTCGAATGCCTGCGGTGTTTGTGTAGCCCTTCCTCGCCCCGATGCGGCCCGTGCGGCGGATGTGCCCGCGCCGTTGGACCGCCTCGGCAGGGTGATTCTCGCCGGCGGGGGGGTCAAGTCCGGATTCTCGCAGTCCGATCAGACCAACCAGCCTTGGTAGGTGGTGAGCAAACGTTATCAGGCGTTGTCCGGCCGATTTTTCGTCGCTTCCGGCGCGCTTGTAAATAATCACCCGCGTATCAATCCACGATACGTGAATAGGGGACTCGGCCTCCTCGCCGGCCGCCGACCCGCCTGACGGAGAGAAGTCCATGCTGCGCTCGTCACGATCGTTCCGTTTCTGCGTCGCGTTCCTGTTCCTAGCAGCCGCCGGATTGGGTGGCTGCGCGACCCTCGGCGGCATCCTGCCGTTCGGGGTCATCACCGCCGTGCAGCTCTTCGACCAACCCAATTACACCATGGCCTTGAGCGTTGACTCGGCCGTCTCGAATCCGGCAGCGGTTTCGAAAGTGAACTGGGTCTTCGGCGACGGCGGAGGGTTTGTCGCCGGCGCGCCGGGTCGCACGACGATTACCTACAAGTACGCCGCGCCGGGAACCTACAACGTCACGGCCTACATCTTCGGCACCGACGGCACCATCGCGGCAACGCTCAACAACGACATCACGGTCTTGCCGGGTGACGGCGTCAATCCGCCGACCGGCGACCTGCCCGGGCTGATCTCGGCGGCGAATCCGGCCGACGGCGCGGAAAACGTCAACGTGCGCGTCGTGCTGACGTGGACCGGCGGCGCGAACGCCGACAGCAACGACATTTATCTCGGCACCGACGAAGATGCCGTCAACGCCGCCAACGACGGCACGGCCGGCATTTTCCAAGGCAACCAGGAAGAGAACTCCTTTGACCCCGAGGGGGAAGACGGCTTCCTGCAGCCGGATACGGAGTACTTCTGGCGGATCGATACCGTCAACGCCGTCGGCATCACCAAGGGCGTCGTGCGCAGCTTCCGCACGGCCAAGGCTCCGGAGAAGGCCAAGACGCCGACGCCGGCCAACAATTCGGTTTCAGCCCGCGCGGATCAGGTGCTGTCGTGGGTCGCCGGGGCACGCACATCCAATCATGATGTCTATTTTGGAAAGAACCTGATGGCCGTGACGGATGCCACGCCCGAAACGGAAGACATCTTCATCGGGAATCAGGGCGGCACGACGTTTGACCCGTCCGACGAGGACGCCGACATCGAAGGTGAACTGCTCCCCGCCACGACTTACTTCTGGCGCGTTGACGAAGTCGGCATCGGCGGCATCACCAAGGGCGACGTGTGGTCGTTCACCACGCGACCGGCCCCGCCGCCGATCACCAGCCCGAATCCGGCCGACATGGCGATCGATGTCGGCGTCGAACAGGTTTTGAGTTGGAACGCGCCGGGCAGCGTCGAGAATTACGACGTGTACTTCGGGTTTGACGCCGCCGATGTCGCCGATGCGACGCGCGACAGCCCCGAGTTCATGGGCAACCAGACGAACAAGCTTTTCGATCCCGGCACGCTGATTTCGAGCTTCACCTATTTCTGGCGCGTCGATACGCGCGGCCCCGGAGGAACGAGCCGCGGGACCGTGCTCACGTTCACGACGGCGGACGCGCCGGCCCAGGTGGTCGCGCCGTTCACGCCGGCCAACAACGCGCTGAACCAGAGCATCGATCAGATTCTGCAATGGACCGCGGGAGTCGGCGGCGACGTCGATGAATACCAAGTCTACTTCAGCAACGTTGAATCCCAGGTGGTCAATGCCGTGACCTCGGCGCGCGTCGCCGTGCTCGACGTGGCCCAGACCCAGTTCGATCTGCCGAACGATCTGATGCCCGCCACGACGTACTACTGGCGCGTCGACACCGTCGGCCCCGGCGGCCGCACCATCGGCCCGCTGCTGCGATTCACCACGGGCGCGCTGGCCGGTCTGGCCACCAATCCCAACCCGCTGAACACCGCGATTGAGGTCGCGCCCGATGCCGTCTTGTCGTGGACCGCCGGCGTCGGTTCGTCATCCAGCGATATCTACTTCGGAACCAGCCAGTCGGCCGTCAACGCCGCCACGACCTCCGATGCGGAGTTCCGGGGCAATACGGCCGGCAATACGTTCGATCCGTTCGGGGCCTCGCCGATGGCCGCCAATACGACTTACTTCTGGCGCATCGACTCGCGCAGCACCGGCGGGCCGAACAAAGGGACGATCTGGCAGTTCAAGACCGGTCCGGGCCGCGCCACCAACCCCTCACCGGCGCATCTGGCCACCGGCACGTCCAACAATCCGACGCTCTCGTGGACGGCCGGCATCGGAACCGACAGTCACAACGTGTACTTCGGCGAGGACGAAACGGCCGTCACCGACGCCAACACGCTTAGTCCGGAGTTCCGCGGCAATCAGACCGGCACGACGTTCAATCCGGGTTCGCTCATCTCGGTGACGACGTATTTCTGGCGTATCGATGAAGTCGCCGCCAACGGAGACACCACGAAGGGCCTCGTTTGGCGATTCACGACCGAGTTGCCGAAGGCGACCAATCCCGATCCGTCGAATCTGGCGTCGGGCGTGCTGCTTGATGCGATTCTCTCGTGGACGGCTGCCGCCGGCGCGGCATCCTACAATGTCTATTTCGGGACGAGCCTGGCCGCCGTGTCGAACGCGACCACGTCCGATCCGGAGTTCCAGGGCAATCAGGCCGGCACGCTGTTTGACCCGCCGGGCCTGATGACCGCCAACACGCAGTTCTTCTGGCGCATCGATTCCGTGACCGGCATGACGACGACCAAGGGCGATGTCTGGCGCTTCACGACGCTGGCCCCGCCGGCGCAGGTCAGCGGACCGAACCCGCTCAACGGCGCGACGAACGTCTCGATCACGGTGACGCTCATGTGGGCCACGGCTGGCAGTGCGACCAGTTACGACGTGTACTTCGGGACGAGCCAGATGGCGGTGCAGAATGCCACGACGTCCGATCCCGAGTTCCAGGGCAACCAGCCGGGCACGAACTTCACGCCGGCGGGCCTCGTGAACAACACGCAATACTTCTGGAGGATCGACTCGAAGAACACCGCCGGCACCACGACCGGGAGCGTCTTCAGCTTCACGACGGTTCCGTAGCAGAGAGCGAAGCCCCGTGAGCGGATTGGTGGGTGAAGGCCCCCCTTACCCGCGCTCGCGGGACACGATGACAAAAAAAGCCCCAGGCATTTGCCTGGGGCTTTTTCATTCAGCGATTCAACGAGCGCAAGCTACGGCTTGGTCGCCCCTTCCGCGCCGATCTGCTTCGCTGCCTGGAAGTACTTGAGGACTTTTTCACTCTCGGTCTTGGCGTCGCCGCTGGCCAGCTGGACCGCCGCCTTGGCCGATTCGATCGCCGCATCCAGCATGCCCATCTCGGCCTCGACCCGTGCCCGAACCAAATGGCCCTCGGCGGTCTTGTTCAACTCCGCCGCGCGCCGGGCGGCGGCCAGCAATCGTCGCGGATCGCCGCGTTCCGCCAGCTCCCGCCCCATTTCGATCTGCACAAACTCCATCAAGCCGCGCGGAGAATTGGCGATCGCCTTGTCCATCTCGGACTCCAACGCCGGAATCTTGTCCGCCATGTCGAACTCCGTCAGGACCTGACGCTTGATGTAATACGGCTGGACTTCGCCGGGCTTCAGGGCAATCGCCTCGTCCAGCAACTTCACCAGCTTTGCCGAATCCTTCGCCTCGTAGGCCGGTCGCAACTGCATCATCACTTCGTTGAACTTCTTGTCGGTCTCGGCCATTTTCTTCGCCGAGGCCGCGTCGAGCTTGCCCGCCAGCGTTTGCTCCAGCGCCGAATCGAACGCCGGATCCATCGGGTGGCCGGTCCAGACGACTTCACCGGACTTGCTGACGATGAAGGCGTGCGGGATGCCGTCGATCCCTTCCATCCACTTGTTGTTCGTGCCCAGCTCGTCGTCGATGCCGACGCTGTAAGGCATGTCGATCATCGAGCCGTCGGGCTTCTTCTTCTTCATGAACTTGTCGACGACCTCCGCCTCCTCGTTGCTGATGCCCAGGATCACAAGGCCGTCTTTGCTGTGCTTGCGATGCAGCTCCGCCAAGTGCGGAATACTTTTCAGACAAGGCCCGCACCACGTCGCCCAGAACTCGACCACGAACGTGTGCTTTTCGGCGCCCGCGCCACCGGGCAACACCGCCGGCGCCTGGTTGAACCACTTGGCTACCTTGATCGGCGGCGCCTTGTCGCCGATCTGCGGTGCGGCCGACGCCGCCGAGCCACTCCCCAGAATGGCCGACGTCGCCAGCCACGCCATTGATTTCAAACCGCGGACAAATCCTCGAGTCATTGAATGCACCATCGTGTCAGGGGTTAAAGTTGGAAACACGGCCTACGGGCCGATCGGTCAACAGGAATGATAAGCGCGGCGCAAGCGGGCGACCATTGCCCTGCTTCACCAGTGCGGAGACGGGCCGGCGACCGGGCCGGAGGATGTCAATTGATCCATAAAGGGCGGTCGCCGGTCTTTTTCCGGCGGGCCGCCGCGATGCCCAGACCGCCCAGCAGCAAAAGGACCGCCGTGGCCGGTTCGGGCGCGGGCGGGTCGAAGGCGACGGTGAGCGCGCCGTTGGAATCAATGTATGCAATCGC from the Planctomycetia bacterium genome contains:
- a CDS encoding PKD domain-containing protein encodes the protein MLRSSRSFRFCVAFLFLAAAGLGGCATLGGILPFGVITAVQLFDQPNYTMALSVDSAVSNPAAVSKVNWVFGDGGGFVAGAPGRTTITYKYAAPGTYNVTAYIFGTDGTIAATLNNDITVLPGDGVNPPTGDLPGLISAANPADGAENVNVRVVLTWTGGANADSNDIYLGTDEDAVNAANDGTAGIFQGNQEENSFDPEGEDGFLQPDTEYFWRIDTVNAVGITKGVVRSFRTAKAPEKAKTPTPANNSVSARADQVLSWVAGARTSNHDVYFGKNLMAVTDATPETEDIFIGNQGGTTFDPSDEDADIEGELLPATTYFWRVDEVGIGGITKGDVWSFTTRPAPPPITSPNPADMAIDVGVEQVLSWNAPGSVENYDVYFGFDAADVADATRDSPEFMGNQTNKLFDPGTLISSFTYFWRVDTRGPGGTSRGTVLTFTTADAPAQVVAPFTPANNALNQSIDQILQWTAGVGGDVDEYQVYFSNVESQVVNAVTSARVAVLDVAQTQFDLPNDLMPATTYYWRVDTVGPGGRTIGPLLRFTTGALAGLATNPNPLNTAIEVAPDAVLSWTAGVGSSSSDIYFGTSQSAVNAATTSDAEFRGNTAGNTFDPFGASPMAANTTYFWRIDSRSTGGPNKGTIWQFKTGPGRATNPSPAHLATGTSNNPTLSWTAGIGTDSHNVYFGEDETAVTDANTLSPEFRGNQTGTTFNPGSLISVTTYFWRIDEVAANGDTTKGLVWRFTTELPKATNPDPSNLASGVLLDAILSWTAAAGAASYNVYFGTSLAAVSNATTSDPEFQGNQAGTLFDPPGLMTANTQFFWRIDSVTGMTTTKGDVWRFTTLAPPAQVSGPNPLNGATNVSITVTLMWATAGSATSYDVYFGTSQMAVQNATTSDPEFQGNQPGTNFTPAGLVNNTQYFWRIDSKNTAGTTTGSVFSFTTVP
- a CDS encoding polysaccharide deacetylase family protein — its product is MYRVLNKVVGWLGRLFGVMPPSDQARGGAGDALPVARTTVGLCFDFAPGIGFESAREADIGLDLILGKLNEMRLTATFFCPAKLCETMPGRLEQIASRGHELGCLGYADEEPRKLTEDALAQMIIACRSAFERRGWKPAGYRYPHSDWDARLNAVLPRQQFIYHAHHDHAKHPYRVARGPDLVRVPICTDDRGLRRRQETVNLTLSKHLRYLRKAIARGTYVAVAFHPAILAEDPDHMSHWEEWVRAAVRSRADVGPLVRALPEALRPVSSEPAAKREKT
- a CDS encoding NYN domain-containing protein; translation: MVQVKQSTRLIAYVDGFNLYFGMKQSKYERYMWLNVHALIASLLKADQVLVCVRYFTSRVIGDAGKMARQTSYLEALETVPDVHINYGKYQRQDRRCSVCKATDYVANEKMTDVNIATELMADAFQDQFDVAMLVSADSDLTSPVRRVRGLFPDKRVIIAFPPARTSRELVGAASASFTIGRQKLATSQLPDLVMRADGHRLSRPATWH
- the plsY gene encoding glycerol-3-phosphate 1-O-acyltransferase PlsY; translated protein: MTNATNMALLFLGAHLAGTIPFGLLVARLKGVDIRSVGSGNVGATNVGRVLGRKWGVLVLLLDAGKGAAATIAARLVMDHAGMVGVTQRDLVWLGAGFACVLGNIAPFYLGFRGGKGVAASLGAIMGIYPYMTLPGLAVLFVFAVTALVSRYVSLASIVAACSLPLIFSAACLLAGWPLVEHWPLFSLGVLLATFITIRHRANLARIRAGTENRIGSRTDR
- a CDS encoding TlpA family protein disulfide reductase, coding for MTRGFVRGLKSMAWLATSAILGSGSAASAAPQIGDKAPPIKVAKWFNQAPAVLPGGAGAEKHTFVVEFWATWCGPCLKSIPHLAELHRKHSKDGLVILGISNEEAEVVDKFMKKKKPDGSMIDMPYSVGIDDELGTNNKWMEGIDGIPHAFIVSKSGEVVWTGHPMDPAFDSALEQTLAGKLDAASAKKMAETDKKFNEVMMQLRPAYEAKDSAKLVKLLDEAIALKPGEVQPYYIKRQVLTEFDMADKIPALESEMDKAIANSPRGLMEFVQIEMGRELAERGDPRRLLAAARRAAELNKTAEGHLVRARVEAEMGMLDAAIESAKAAVQLASGDAKTESEKVLKYFQAAKQIGAEGATKP
- a CDS encoding glycosyltransferase family 4 protein, whose product is MKLGIIIERLEAWRGGAETSTLELARLLREKGHAIHVITSTISQSTPGLTIHQVPAPSVFGPLRTATFVRHAARQAEQIGFDAVLAMSPCPAADVYQPRGGLVRETLARNIATRSSAPRRFAKRAMLALNIKQRSLLELERKTLREGGPIVVAVSNYVARQCRELYGLTPPRVRIVFNGVTIERPPAPQWAADRAAIRQQYHVPDGALLLLFVAHNFRLKGLEPLIETASRLVTGGFTDFRVLVVGRDNPVRFQRRIHTQHLDRFITFTGPTQRSAAFFCAADALVHPTYYDPCSRVVLEALALGVPVLTTRFNGASEIMTDGVEGFVIATPDEVGLWARRITELADPALREKMVAAALRLRERVSMKRHAEELNAILLEAADRRGTKRRAPA